The Lolium rigidum isolate FL_2022 chromosome 2, APGP_CSIRO_Lrig_0.1, whole genome shotgun sequence genomic interval GCTTCTACTAGATATAGGAAGCCTTATAGGCCCACCAGGATGTTCAATTGTTCATAGTTCAAGCAGGAAGATGACACATTAAACCTACACAGCCTGTAATTACATCATATCCTCAAGTTAAGGAACCAAGCCCTCACCTGAACCTTAGGAATGCCGATCTAACCATACTATGCTGTCAGGAACTTTGCTGTGCATCAAAATAGATGGAGCAACGAAAATGGCTGACAGAACGCGCTACAATTGAAACTAGGAGGTTCAGTTTTATATGACATACACTAGTAAACTGCTATGATTAAGTTCCATAGAAACCATGACTATAGGCTTTCGGAATAGGAATGTAAACAGATAATACTCTATTGTACGGGGTTCTTTCTTTTCTTTGCTAGTTTTTGTCACTATTTCTATGTTTCAATAGAACTGATAAATTAGCAACCACATAGATCAGTTCAAAGCAAGATGCATAGCATATTACACACGCTAATCGCCATCTTCAGTCTAAGATACTCTAGGATATCTAAACAAGAATCCATATACTATTATTAAAACACAAATGAACATAGCATTAGGTATGAACTGGTTGGTACCTTCGAACGCGTCATAGAATTCCGCACCAGGCGTGCCGACAGACGTGGCGGAAGTGGGCTTCCACCACCCCGGCCCACCAGCATCCTCAGCCTCAGAGTTGCTAGCCACGCTGAGCGAATCCTGAAGCTCAAAGAAGGCATCGCTCTCGAGGTTCCTCGGCGTTCCGTTGCTGACGAGCCTCCCAACGCTGACAGGCCTCACGAACGCATCCGGACTCTCATGCCGAAACTCGAACTCGGGCTGGTCCTGCTCCTCCTGGCCAAACAGGGCGAGCTTGCCGTTTTTCATCACTTCATCCTGCCCATCCAAGGCCTCCACCACGGTGCTGTCGCCTCCGAACACACCGCTGCTCTGTTGTGCAAGAGTGAGCTCGGACCCCTGCGCTTCGACAGCTTCAGTCTTCTTCGTCAGAAGAGCGGGTGGTAGCTTTGGCAGGGTGCTGTCGCTCCCAACATCGCCCTGGGAAGGCGTCTTGACGAGGCCAGGCCCGCGCCGCTTGTGGTTGATGAGGTAGGGCGACCAGGTACCCGGGAAGGAGGAGGGCGAGTCGGGCAGCGAGGTGGTCTCGGGCGTGGTGTAGAGCGCCGGCAGCGTGTGCGTCCTGGCGGGCGCCGGCGGCACGGGTATGGCCTTCTCGGGGGACTTGCGCGGGGgcagcggcgcggccggcggcggcttgGGCGCGGCCGCCTTGTGGAGGTTGTTGGGGAGGGACCCCGTCTCCAGGAAGGGGTCCAGCACGTAGTGCGTGATGGTCGGCATGGGGGCGACGCGGCTGCCGGAGTGAAGAGGGGGATTCACCGTCCGCGGAGGTTGGGCCTTCCTGGCATCAACGAGGCCCTGAATCACGATAGACGACAAGGTTAGAACGGATCAAACCCTGGTTCCTCGAGAAGGGATAGGGCGCTAATATTAGGAGATTCTGATCCAAAATATTCGGAAACATCTGGGTTGGAACACGTAGCCGCCGTATCCTTGGGGAGGAAGGGGACAGCATGAGATACCCACCAGATGAGCCGCACAAATCGTCAATCACCCAGCTAAAGGGAAAAAAAAGGGGGAAACCCACGATAATATATTCTCCACCCAAATTCAGAAAAGTCGCTCCAGGACGAATCGCGCAGACGAACAGCACGAACCAACGAACGCCCCCAAATCGAGCAGTGCCGCTTCAAAAATTTGACCCCGAAGGACGAATCCCCCGACCAAATCCAAACCACGCAACGCAACCCGCAGAAGAGAACCCCCAAATCAACTACCGGAACCAGCGCCGCGACGGCACGAATCGAATCCCCAAaccgaggcggcgcaggaggaggagattcgtGGGGAGTAGTCACCTGGGACTCACCGGTCGGTGGCGCGGCGCCTCCGCGTCAAGCGAGGCCCGAGGAAACCCTAGCGCGCAGCAGGCTGTTCGCCGTCCGTCCGTCCtcctcgtccgccgccgccgccgccgccgcttcttcTGGAGGAGGAAAACGAAGCCCGCAGGTCGCGTTTCGAAAATTTATGTACGAGGGCAAGGGCAGAATAAGCGGCGCGGGACGGACCAGGCAGGCGGCAACCGGGAGGTGGTGGGAAATACTAAAATACCACTTCCTTCCTTCCTGGCTCGCTCGAGAACGAGAGGGGAGAAGAAGGAAAAGGACAGGGCGGGGAGGGAAAGGGCGCCGCTGATTTTTATTTATTGTGGGGGTGTTTTTTTTTACGGATGGGCTGGGAAGCACGAAAGAAAACAAGGAGGCTGCCGGCTCCGTCGGAGTGTACCGTGGATTGTAGCGTGGAGGTGAGGGCGGGGCCCGGGCGTCGGTGGCGGAGCGGGTGGGGGGATTGGTGCGTTGGGGTTCCGCTAGTCTTGGAACGGAAgaaagggagagggagaggaccgGGTGGTGGGGGCCGGGTGGATCTGGTTCTGGTTCGAGAGGGCGCGGGCAGGAGGTTGTTGTTGGCTGGTTTGGTTGGCTCCTGCAGCACCGCACCGAATCGATCAATCGCGTGGGCGAGGTTGACCACGTGACGCACGCAGGGGAGGCGAGCTGGCCTGGCCCCCGTGTCTGTCCGTGTGGGTGGGTCATGGGTAGGGTGGGTGGGTGCTGTTCCTCGTGCGGAGCAGAATACTCTGCTGTCTTCGTGGACAAGTCTCGACCCTTCCTACTTCAGGAAAAAACATATTCTCCAGCCTTCCAGGTGTTCTTCCTGCTGACCGACGCCCACACGGCTGGTAGAGGGTTTGCTTTTCGCTCACGACGGAGGGGATGGTCGGGGCGTGTGTACCCATTGCCTGGACTTCTTGTTCAGCAAGTTCTTCCGGTCTTGCGCGACGAGTCTTCCAAGAGGTGTATCTCATCTTCCACTGGTTGCCACACCTCGGTCCGATCCAACGTTCCacgtactaagagcatctccagtcgcgtcccccaaagcgtcctccaaaGGTATTTGGGAcgtgccggacagaaaatgcgttccaaccgcgtcccccaaatcccatttttgtccggcgcgcccccatacggtgtccggcgccccgagcccgtccccgtcccacaggggacgcaccggagacgccggacacaacgaaaagcgaggcggggagtggcgggccgacccatcagcggcacagggaaaattcgtctcacactcccgccaaatcccgccgctcccgccaaatcgcgcctataccgccgcgcatttcaggcctcccaaaacatatcccgccgccaaTTTATTTCTCCTATCCCCCGTCCACCCACCGGCGCTACCCTCtccacatggcgccgccgacagcccccaaaaagatggcgaagaaagcggccaagaagccgccgggcaatgagacgaaaggggcgacagcgccgttcgtgaggccgcggaaggcgccggctttgaagaagaagcctgaaggatggaccgacgatgaatggcagcaagattacctgcgccggaagctatcgacggcggagcggaaaggacggagggcggtggagctggagaagaaggctccgGCGGCGCGCCGCACACCGGCACATaccggccgggtgtatcgccgccaccaacgcgagcccatatagtacgaacgtgccggtgtatgttccgggagtcttctctccgtcgtcatccgccttctacaacgacggcccctccggcactcccggtgcgtgacgcctaacttgtcgccgcactaccgagATGCggccgccgcacggcggcttcaaccccaacaacctctactccccggcgtacgagcagcgcgagccaggacccggtccggacggcgtccctttcaccggccgcaggggtccgctcgaatacgacggcgccggtgctgaggaggacggcggggttgaggaggaggacgacgaggaagaggacgggatggaggacgacgaggaggacgacgatgaggacgaagagggcggcgaggaagaggacgacgagggtgccggtgacgatgatctcgtggaggtagacgcggacggcgtgagaacgaagaagaagaagaagaagaagaagaagaagaagaagaaggcgtcgggcacacggggcccgaagtggacgcctctggaagatctttgtctgtgcgagtcgtgggcgacggtgagccatgactccatcatcggcgccaaccaaaaaggcgggaagtattgtgcgaggatcaaggccgagttcgatgagcgcaagctcatcaacagcgactacaacaaagtgacaatgaagaggagccagaaggcaatgtcgacgcgatgggccatcatccaggcgtcggtgaactccttccatgggtaccatcaggacttgagaccagaggcgacagcggcgccgacgtcgcccaactggtacgactctttcttccataatccgtagcgcctacattgtgttcaatgaaatgactctgcttcctttggttagtttgatagggccatggaggtttacgCGAGGAATTCAGATGGGCATAAGCTGTTCGcgttgatgcattgctatagcaagctcaaagtgaatgagaaatggcggttgacgcgcctgtcgctgtccaaggggaaggacgccattgatctggacgcgccgctggcaacttcgacagggcgtcctactggcaacaaggctgccaaggccgccttggccgacgctgcgtcgtctgagaagacgcaggcgtcgatcacgaaatgcctcgccgacgtctcctcgacctttctctcccgcgccGAAAAgaacgacgaaaggtgggcggagctgctcaagaggcaagaggagaagctggagctcaagaaacgcagggacgacatgtccctgctgagaacgtcgacagagggaatgtctccccggacgcgagcgacgcaaaacttcttcaaaggctagattctcgacgacatcgaagccaaaatggcggcggcggacgcggcggcccgggcagcggcatcggcggcagcggcagcgcagcaagagcaggctgacgcgtcttctactgctacacctgcgtcggcctctgcgtccgcgacggagcagacgcaccatgcacagcaacaggcagatcgcgacgaggtcatcgtgctcgacgggcctgcgtcgactcaggatacgacgccgtcgtccaaccccttccccttcttctaatttgcatgcaccaccggtctgtaatataatCGCGCgtagtactttgatcgatcgccgctactctgatcgcgacgaatcggcgggaacgatctcctttgaatgcatctatttgaatttctgattgggggcggcgtttgggggacgcggctggggagcgacgtcccccaaaggcggcacgaacaaaactcgtcccccaaacgctcgatccggcacgGTTTGggtgacgctttgggggacgcgactggagatgctctaataattctcctatactccctccgtcccgtaaAACACATCTCAAACATTTGTtaaattttggacgtatcatctaCTTA includes:
- the LOC124692947 gene encoding uncharacterized protein LOC124692947 → MPTITHYVLDPFLETGSLPNNLHKAAAPKPPPAAPLPPRKSPEKAIPVPPAPARTHTLPALYTTPETTSLPDSPSSFPGTWSPYLINHKRRGPGLVKTPSQGDVGSDSTLPKLPPALLTKKTEAVEAQGSELTLAQQSSGVFGGDSTVVEALDGQDEVMKNGKLALFGQEEQDQPEFEFRHESPDAFVRPVSVGRLVSNGTPRNLESDAFFELQDSLSVASNSEAEDAGGPGWWKPTSATSVGTPGAEFYDAFEEISSDGATRSSRALDDEFREMRLSMLTEIEGRKLAEETAEIWQKEWKKLSHHLSLIALSLPSPTVAEDSDDTSMDPGAELCQQITVSQLVAAAIARGFARVEVESEMESVISAKNFEIARLSDRVQYYEAANREMSQRNQEAIEMSRQQRNKRKMRQKWFWGSVGIAVTLGTAAIAWSYVPAGQPHAQDSNSTNSD